From the Lemur catta isolate mLemCat1 chromosome 1, mLemCat1.pri, whole genome shotgun sequence genome, the window CATGAGCCCACGAATATGTCTATACTTTTTAGCGAGTTCCTGGATCATTGGCCTTATCCACTCATTGGTCCAATTAGTTTTTGTGGTAGATTTACCTTTTTGTGGCCCTAATGTATTTGATAGTTTTTACTGTGACCTTCCCCGGCTCCTCAGACTTGCCTGCACAAACACCCAAGAACTGGAGTTCATGGTCACTGTCAATAGTGGGCTCATTTCTGTGGGCTCCTTTGTCTTGCTGGTCATTTCCTACATCTTCATTCTGCTCACTGTTTGGAAACATTCTTCTGGTAGTTTATCCAAGGCCCTCTCTACTCTGTCAGCGCATATCACTGTGGTCATCCTGTTCTTTGGGCCACTGATGTTTTTCTACACATGGCCTTCTCCCACATCTCACCTGGATAAATATCTCGCTATTTTTGATGCGTTTATCACTCCTTTTCTGAATCCAGTCATCTATACATTAAGGAACAAAGACATGAAAGTAGCAATGAGAAGACTGTGCAGTCATCTTGTGCATTCCAGGAAGATTTCATAGATCAATTAGCTAAGAAGATGTGGAACTATGGATTCTCCCCCATGCTGGTTGTGAAAAAGACATTATGCTATTTCAGAGAAATATCCGAGACTTAGGCCACATCATATGCCTAGAAATCTATCTATTAAAATATGGTATCTAGTTCACCATTAAATTAGAAGTGATGTTTTTTGATGCTCTGTGCATCACAGCACTGAATATCAAATCTTCTGTCTTTTGTAACCTACCAATTTGAAAATCCTTGTTCTAGGAGAGTACCAGGTAATTGagcaaataataatattttatcgTTGTCTGTATTGGACAGATTTTTCTATTGATAAACAAACTATTCATTCACATGATCGTTAATCTGTTTACTATCTATcttgattttaattcattttgttccTGAGCTGTTTCCTTTGTGTTGCCCCAGTCGCtacatattttcttccttatcaTGCTCCCCTGTCTGGAATCTGGGAAATTGTTAGTCCTATGTTTCGAATACTAGAATTTAAAGTTAGAATGGATTACCTGTATCATTTGTTCTGCTCTCCTCCAGTTACACATGCTAAAAACCAGAAATTGAGAAGTGAGGGCAGTTTGCCCAAGGGTGCACAGCTAGAAATCATCAAAGAGAGCAAGAAACCAGGACCCTAGTTGCTAGGTCAGTGCCCTTTCACTTTCAACTTAATTTTGTGTTTGAATTTATGTCGTATTCTACTCTTCCAGCTTTTTCTGTAGACCTAATTCTGAGTTTATTTGAAGAAAGAACTTTATACTTCTCATTTGTATTCCTTCCTCCCAGCACATTATCATTAGTATTTAGCACTTCTTTATCATTTCTAAAACCTTACATAATTTCTACCACTACCACACATTTCCTTGTTCAGGGCCTACCAAACCTGAATTTTATAAATCATGGCTTTAATtactaaaaaaatgttaaacttattaaacagtattctttttttttttttttttttttgagacagagtctcactttgttgcccaggctagagtgagtgccgtggcatcagcctagctcacagcaacctcagactcctgggcttaagcgatcctactgcctcagcctcccgagtagctgggactacaggcatgagccaccatgcccggctaatttttttgtatatatatttttagttggccagataatttctttctatttttggtagagacggggtctcactcttgctcaggctggtctcgaactcctgacctcgagcgatccacccgcctcggcctcccagagctaggattacaggcatgagccaccacgcccggcctaaacaGTATTCTTTTGTCTGTGGTGGTATTCACAGACATGcttgattaaattttattttataggccTAAAGTTCACCCAAATACTTACAGTTGATGGTGTGTCCTTTTTTGAGGAAACAAATGTGATTGGTGAATTGTGTATTCGGATCAAGTAAATCACACTAAAATCATCATGCTTTTTCTcagaaagataaatttcaaatatttcagcaaatagaaagtgaaatatttgtaaaatatgtgcGAAAGTTCTCTTTTTCCAAAAATTGTGCAGCTTGTTATCTATCATGGTtactaaaaagaatagaaaggaaccTATTAAGTGAAGTTTCCATCCTTCATGAGGTGACGAGGAATGCCTGTCATTATCTGTGTCTTAGAGAAGATAACAATTGATGAGACTCATGTAGTACTTCTTGTAGTCCAGGTATTGTTCAAAGTGCTTCACATTGAATCTTATGAAGCAGATActttcattatccccattttcaagAGGAACTGtataaggcacagagaagctacATAGCTTCAAGGTCTATTAAGTATAATAATAAGCCTGGATTCCAAGTCTGGTAGTTTGAATTCAGGATCTGTTCTCATAACCCCTACACTATAATGCATCTCTGGTAATAAAAAGTATCAGAATAACTCCTTTACTAAAAAGCAATCCCTATTTGCAGGCCCTACTTTGGGTGACCCCGTCACCACCAAAGCCCAGCATTTATGGGGTCAATTGACTTACAAACACTTATTGTGTATATACATTCAGACAGTTTGTTCTAGGCAGTCACTACTATTAGGGAAGTTGAAATACCAGAATTTCTCTGATATACTGTAAAGGAAAAAGTCTAAAGTCAATATTAAGTCAAATATGAGAAAGGTATTTGAATGGATCTACTGTGTGTAACCTACTTAGATAACTCTTAACTTTACCCTCTGGGGGGTGTTGGGGGGACACAGCATCACCAtggctgctgtaataaaaatGGTAGAAGGAAGAACTGTACAACAGCTCAGTAGGTATACATAGACATGGTAATAATTCTATCAGTACTTGGCCCAAATGTACCTGTGACTATTTACTTGCACAATCAAAccccaggaaaagaaagaatatcaCATTTTAGAGACTGTTAAACACAGATTTGACATTTACACCCAGGCTCCTGAAGGGTCATTGCTGCCCTTTTGTTTAAGTGGAGGGATGTGGAAATTAGATAATACACAGAATCCCTGTCCAGATCTGGTTCATTTTGCATCCCCCAAATGACAACCCTCCAGTGATAATtacaccatttttttcttctttagagacagggtcttactctgtcactagggctagagtgtagtggcattatcataactcactgcagtcttgaactcctgggctgaaccaatcctcctgcttcagcctctcgagtaggtaggactacagactcacaccaccatgcccagctaattttttattttttgtagagacagagtctcgccatgttgcccaggctggtctccaacttctgacctcaagcaactctactgccttggcctcccaaagtgctggaattagaagcatgagccaccatgccaggccccaTTCAGTTTTTattcccctttccctctcttcctttttcctcaaCCAAAGTATCCTCTTTGGGCCAGGAaggttttttctcccttttcctttcctctctaaGGCTTTATTCCTTCTCCTTCCCATTCACTCATCCCTTCCCCCCCACTTCCTTTTACCCTATGCCCTTTCTTCTTCTAACCTCCCATTACTGCTGCCCCTCTTAAATTTCTCTCTTAACAGTTCTTGTAAAATGTCTACTCCACAGGTTTCATGTCTTTATGAACTTGTGTGTGTTTTGGTCTCGAGGCCTCAGCTGTGAAGTGTCAGCATAGTGGAAACAGCCAAACAACAAGGATATAatcactgagttttcttttttttttaataaacccaTCACTCCGAGCATTgcaaacatttccaaaattttaacATATCATTGCTTCTTTACAGGTTCATCATTtgaatttatatgtatgtatataactAAGACAAACAGAACCTGAACCTTCTACAGCTTTCTATTGCCATTGGGTTTTGTCTTTTACTATCCTCTTTCACATTCTGAAACATCCAGACACTTTGTCTTAGGGTGAATCTACCCTTTTCCCTCTGATAAACACAATCAGATCTTATTACCTTGAGTGATCATATTTCTTGGTCTCTAGAACTCCTAGTACAGTTTCATTCACctatattaattattaatgtgATGTTTAAACAATGTAAcaaacttctatttctttttttgttttttgtgttttttttgagacagagtctcactttgttgccctcacagcaacctcacactcctgggcttaagcgatcccactgcctcagcctcccgagcagctgggactacaggcatgtgccaccatgcccggctaattttttttgctatatatattgttagttggccagataatttctttctatttttagtagagacggggtctcactcaggctggtctcgaactcctgaccttgagcgatccacccgcctcggcctcccagagtgctaggattacaggcgtgagccaccgcgcccggcctaaacttCTATTTCACTGAGAGTTCTTGAAGGTAACTTAGATCTGTCTGTCTCATGTAGTCATTTTAGTAGACCAGCAGAGCTCATGAGCACCTTAAATACAACCCCTTACCACCACACACAGCCTACTCATACCTTCTCAAGgtagtaaatattatttataaagtagGAAAAACGAACACATTCACTAACAGATTCCAAAGGCACAGGCACTCCATAAAGGTATAATTTAAGTGACACacgcgtgcgcgcgcacacacacacacacatgcaaacatagACACTCACTAGGATGTTTCAATATTCAATATTTCAATATTCAATATTCAATTGAATGTttcaatattcaatatttaatcCTATTTAAAATTATCCAAATAATATACAGTAATTTCTCTATTTAACACTAAaccaaagatttaaaaaactaaGCATCTTAGATCTTATGTTTAAGTGGACATACTGCAGAACTATcatcattttaattcaaattgaTTAAACATACAATTTTGTAGCTTTCCTAATTTTACATGCTTGCTTTCTATTCCATACCTATGAGATCAGGTAGAGGATAGACagctgttttataaaaaatattactaaaatgttCTGAACTGTTCAAGaacttatttcatttacttttcaaaagatacaaattatatatttatcatgtacaatataatattttgaaatatgtatattgtGGAGTGGCCAAATCAAGATAATTGTCGTATACTTTACCccatatacttattttttgtgatgacaatgcttaaaatctattctcttagtgAATTTCAAGAATACAacacactattattaactatagtggCCATTTTGAAATTATCCCTCCTATCCAActgaattttctattctttaccaacatctccccaacctcCTTCCTTATACTCCCTGCTCCAGTCCCTGACAACcattccattttctgtttctatatgttcaacttttttatattccacatgtaagtgagataaTGCAGTAATAAGATatccttctgtgcctggtttatttcacttaacataatgtctccCAGATTCACTCATGTTTTAGtaaatgatagaatttccttctttatacaGAAAATGTATTCCATTGCAAGTgctcacatgtgtgtgtgcacgtgtgtatgtatacacacaagtatatttaatatgtataccacattttatttatccattaatctaTCAATagacactttggttgattccatatcttggctgttgtgaataacgctgcaatGAATGTGAGAGTGCAGATTTCTCTTCAACACAGTGATTTCCTtccttggatatatacccagcagtgggattgctggatcatatagcagttctgtttttaatattttgaggaaccatgatactgtttttcataatggctgtactaatttacattcccaccaataatgtGGAAGGGGAGACACAATGCCCAAACCAATTAGGAGGACAGCAATGAGAGAAATTGGACTAAGGAAATGAcactgaaaagaaagaggaaggaacaaatatatgcaatattaaaaagaataatagacAAAATTATAGTGGGTTAGAGCAAAGTCTAGGCATCTCCAGTATTCTAGCTTGGGAAGACTGAATGGCATCACCAGTCTAGGTAAGAAGTGCAGAAAGAAAAACCCAGTTTCTAAGAGGAAAGAGTAAACTTTAATAAAAGTTGTATGTGGAATT encodes:
- the LOC123640760 gene encoding olfactory receptor 4F15; protein product: MDGMNHSVVSEFVFLGLTSSWEIQLLLFVFSLLFYFASMMGNLVIVFTVTMDAHLHSPMYFLLANLSVIDMVFCSITAPKMICDSFKRHKAISFWGCITQIFFSHAIGGTEMVLLIAMAFDRYVAICKPLHYLTIMSPRICLYFLASSWIIGLIHSLVQLVFVVDLPFCGPNVFDSFYCDLPRLLRLACTNTQELEFMVTVNSGLISVGSFVLLVISYIFILLTVWKHSSGSLSKALSTLSAHITVVILFFGPLMFFYTWPSPTSHLDKYLAIFDAFITPFLNPVIYTLRNKDMKVAMRRLCSHLVHSRKIS